In the Arachis stenosperma cultivar V10309 chromosome 8, arast.V10309.gnm1.PFL2, whole genome shotgun sequence genome, TAAACTTTTATTAAAACCAAACCAAAAACAAATCATGATTTGAGAGTTGGGACACTAGGAGCAACTTCAGCAGAAGACATAATAAACGTCTTCATTTAAGTGGCGGCCTTTAAAAAAAGTATGAATCTTTCCCTTTTATTTCTGTCTATTAGGAGTGTCATGATAGTTAGGACCATTTTGCTAGTTTAATTAGTTAGAAACATGTTAGCTTTGGTTAGCTTGTTATCATAGTCTTTAATCATCCCTCTCTTTAGGTTCTGTTGGTATATATAATGCGAACTATTCTTTTATTGAGATGAAATGATTTTCATATCACTGATATGCATAGTTTTTATTTCTCTCCCTTTAAGACTCCTTGTTCTTCCTTCTCTATTTCAATTCTTCTTGAGTTCTGTATTTCATGTATTCAAGCTTAAAAAGCTTAAGTTAGATGCTTAAGAGTGTAAATGTGTAACTTGTCATATAGAATTCTACTTTATATATATGTCAATATGTGTATGTGTGTTTTCCAGTATATACGTAAGAAGTAAGAACATATATTTATGGTTATAAATAGAAGCATCACCTTATCTTATCAGGCCAAtgctaaaaagtaaaaatattaagaGTTTAGGACTCTTGGAGGCAAtcattttcttttcctctttggtCATACACTCTTTGGACTGATTGGGCTGAGGTTACGGTATTTTGGAggttggctttttctattgggTTTGAAGTTAGAGATGTATCATGGCAAGATAACCGAGCCCAAAGAAGAACCCGGAGCCGAACACGCACCCACACCCACACCCAACCCGACCCGGAACCCACCTAGAACCCAATCTAACCTATCCTGCTCACTGATCCCTTCGATGCTAATCTCTGCCTTCTCCTTCTACTGATCCGCTTGTGCCCGAGGGTTCCTCTCGTCGTCGTGCTCCTCCTCGGCTTCCGGTGGCACCGTCTCCTTCCGTCCAGGTTGCTGCAAGCCTCACGTCACGTGGGACCCTTCCTGCTCCATCCTCACAGCGTCCCTTTGCGCCGCTGTCTCCGGCGCCTCTATGCGATTTGTGATGCGCCTTCCTTCCACCAAAGATCCATAGGTAAATTCCAGCTCCATGATCTTTCCAAGTGAAACTGCAATTTGGGATCCATCCTGCTAGTTCTTCAACACTATTCCACATTTGCAACCAAATGCAAACGATGCTGAGTATCATCAAATCACGCCCCTTTAACCCCTTGTTTCGCTTCATCTCTCTCCTCCCAACCGCCACCACTACACCACACTCATTCTCCACCTCACCATCCAAAACCCCACTCCAGAACCAATTCGAGACATGGATCAACCATCTCAAACCGGGCTTCACCCCTTCCGACGTCCACCGAGCCCTGCAGGCTCAATCAGACCCAGACCTCTCCCTCGACATCTTCCGCTGGACGGCCCAACAGCGCAACTACACCCACACTcacctcacctacctcaccgTCATCAAACAACTCATCGCCGGCCGCCGCTACCGTCAAGCCGAAACTCTAATCCACGAGGTCATCGCCGGCGCCTGCGACCCCTCTGTCGAGCTCTACAACGCCGTCATCCGCTTCTGCTGCGGCCGCAAGTTCCTCTTCAGCCTCGCCTTCGACGTCTATAAGAAGATGCTCAGGTCGGAGGATTCCAAACCCACTCTCGAAACCTATTCTCTTTTGTTCAATTCACTTCTTAGAAGGTTCAATAAGCTCAATGTTTGTTACGTTTACTTGCATTCTGTGAGGTCCATGACTAAGCAAATGAAGGCCAATGGTGTTATTCCTGATACTTTTGTCCTCAACATGATAATCAAAGCTTATTCCAAGTGTTTGGAGCTTGATGAGGCCATTAAGGTTTTTCGTGATATGGGCTTGTATGGCTGTGAGCCAAATGCATATAGTTATGGATATATTGCAAAAGGTTTGTGTGAGAAGGGTAGGGTAAGTCAGGGATTTAAGTTCTTTGTGGAGATGAGGGGTAAGGGTTTTGTGCCGAGTGCGAGTACTTATGTGATAATCGTTTGCAGTCTTGCCATGAATGGGAGGTTTGAGGATGCCATTGATGTTCTGTTTGATATGTTGGAGAACTCTAAGTCCCCTGATCACTTGACTTATAAGACTGTCCTGGAGGGATTGTGTCGCGAGGGGAGAGCCGACGGGGCTTTTGATCTGCTTGATGAGTGTAGGAAGAGGGATGTTAACATGAATGAAAAGATGTATAAAGCATTGTTGAGAGAATTGCACTATATTTGCAGGGAGGGGGAGTAGATACTGTGCTTGTTCCTTTTGTCTAGAAATACATAAGTTGTCGAATTCAGTTATAGGGAGTGGTTGAGCATGGCGTGGCAAGCTCCGAATTCTACGAGGCATTCAATGGGTGGTATGAGATGGCCAATGCTGATTAAGTGGAACATCTTGCTTTGAAAATGTCTTGTAACTTCTTTTGCAGTGATTTCCCTTCCATCTGAGTTGCAATATTTGCTCTGGTGATGATGATATTGCAGAAGGTGTCACTTATGACAAGAGTATGATCATGTTATGTAAACTACGGCTTACACGCTTGCATAATTGCTTACCCCCCGTTGAGGCAAATATTGGTAAGTAATTCCGATCCATGTTCTTGCTGTACAAGTTTCCTATAAGTACTTTTTTGAACGAGAATCTTATGATACCATTTAATGGACTCTATCAAGTATTCATCAGAATGGTTTTTGTTTCGTAAACTGATATGAGATGTAGCTTAGAAGTTGAATCTTGTCTTTTGCTATATCAGATACAAAGTTGTATATTTAAAAACCGgatctttttttcttctttttttcaataattgttttggTTTGAGGGAAGTCACCTTGTGAAGATGACTGATCAAGACATTGTGTGTTTGAAATCCAAATAAAACACAGAATTACGAGCCTAATATTGCATCATAGTATCTTTGGACAAAGCCAATCAATCTTACATAAATATATATCTAAAGTAGTCAAAAATCCTTATTCATCAAATGTATTGTCAACTAAATACAATAGCACACAACTAGAAAGTAAAGCTGGTGGACATTCATTTGGATAACCGCATCGCACAAATTACAATGATCTCAAAACTTTGGAAATTGAATTTTCATAGTTCTCATCATCAATCTTCTCAGAACTCAAGCTTGCTGCAatgaaagatttgaaaatcaattccATGTCGGGAGCTTCCCTCGTACCATTGACTGCAACCTCAAGTAGCTGGATAGAATTTCTGTGCACAGACAAAACCATAGATGAACAATATGGGAAGAGGAATCAACAATGAGGCATAGTAGAACTTTTGCGGCCCAAAGTACACAAGCATGGTAACTTCGTAGAGTATCAAAGATGCTAGTATACGGTTATGTATGTGGGGCCATACATAGTTAACATATATAAACAGAAAGATTACTAATTGTAATTGATGAGGTATCAAAGTAAAGTGGTACGTATACCTAACATGCATACCGTGATGTTTCCCATTGTTAACTCTTGAAGGTCATCCACAACTGTGCGATTGTAAtgtaaagaaaataataaaagatttcgtaattttattaaaatttacaaatttttgCCATTAAGAATCGGATTTAAC is a window encoding:
- the LOC130943354 gene encoding pentatricopeptide repeat-containing protein At3g25210, mitochondrial produces the protein MQTMLSIIKSRPFNPLFRFISLLPTATTTPHSFSTSPSKTPLQNQFETWINHLKPGFTPSDVHRALQAQSDPDLSLDIFRWTAQQRNYTHTHLTYLTVIKQLIAGRRYRQAETLIHEVIAGACDPSVELYNAVIRFCCGRKFLFSLAFDVYKKMLRSEDSKPTLETYSLLFNSLLRRFNKLNVCYVYLHSVRSMTKQMKANGVIPDTFVLNMIIKAYSKCLELDEAIKVFRDMGLYGCEPNAYSYGYIAKGLCEKGRVSQGFKFFVEMRGKGFVPSASTYVIIVCSLAMNGRFEDAIDVLFDMLENSKSPDHLTYKTVLEGLCREGRADGAFDLLDECRKRDVNMNEKMYKALLRELHYICREGE